Sequence from the Enhydrobacter sp. genome:
GAAGACAGCGCTGTTCGTGAACACCGGCCGCGGCTCCACGGTCGACGAGCCGGCCATGATCAAGGCGCTGCAGGAGGGCTGGATCGCCGGCGCCGGACTGGACGTGCTGGAGACCGAGCCGGTGGGTCACAACAACCCGCTGCTCGGCATGGACAACGTCATCCTGACCGCCCACGTCGCCTCGGCGTCGAGCCGCTTCGACATCGCCCGCAAGCGCCGCGCCGGTGCCGAGATGGCGCTGGTGCTGAGCGGCAAGTGGCCGCGCTCGTGCGTCAATCCGATGGTCCTGGACAAGTCCAAGCTCGAGCGCTGGCAGCCCTATTCCATGGAACGCGGCCCCGGGAACTAGGGCGCCGATGCGGCGCGGCGCGGCGACCCTGGTCGTGGCGGCGGTCGCGACGATCGTGGCGGTCGGCCTGCTGGAGGTGCTGGCGCGCGTTTTCTTTCCCGGCTTCGATCCATCGGGCCGGATCGCCTTCACCCACGCCGTCGGTGATCGGCTGGTGCTGGCGCCGCCGAACGTCGACCTCCGCCAGCGCAAGAACACCGGCGACTACGACGTCGCGGTCCGCATCAACCGGCATGGGCTGCGCGACCCCCGGGACATCGCCGAGGCGGCTGCCGATGACATCGTGGTGGTCGGCGACTCCTTCGCCTGGGGCTGGGGTGTCGCGACGGGACGGCGCTTCTCCGACCTGCTCGAGCCGTTGACCGGCAGGCGCGTGTTCAATCTCAGCGCGCCGGCCGACCTCGACGGCTACCGCGACCTGCTCGATCACGCCCGCGCACTCGGCGCCCGGACCGGGCAGATCGTCCTCGCGCTCTGCATGGAGAACGACCTTGGCGACTATGACGCACCCGACGAGCCTTCCGGTCACGGCATGCGATGGGATTGGCGCGGCTGGCTCGAACATCACTCGGCCGCCTATCTCCTGTTCGCCGCCGTCGTCCATCAGACGCCGCCGCTGCGGGCCGTGGCGGTGGCGCTCGGCCTCGTCACGCCCAACCTGGCAGGCATTCCGCGCCACACGTTCTCGCGGGCCGTCGTGGAGTCTTCGGCCCAGCGCGTCGCCGGGCTGGCACGCGACCGGCGGCTGTTGGTGGTCGTCATCCCCTCGCGCGCCCTGTGGGTCGGCGCCAACCGCGACGTCGAGGACCAGGTTCACGTGGCGTTCGTCGCCGCGCTGGCTCGCGCCGGCCTCGACGTGCTCGACATGCGCCCGCTTCTCGAGTCGGACGGCGCTCCCCTCTCCCATCATTTCGTCAATGACGGCCATTGGAACGAAGCAGGCCACCGGCTGGCCGCCGGGGCGATCGCCGCGCGGCTGGCCCGGCCCTAGCGCCGCCGCCACTGCCGCGTATTGACCGCGCCCGGCGGAATCTCGCCGTTCACCAGCGCCTCGACCTGACGCACCGTGTCGAAGGCCTGGCTCTCGCTCGCGGGCGGCGTGAGGCCGCCGACATGGGGCGTGGCGATCACGTTGGGCAGACGCGCCAACTCGGGCGAAGGCATCTGGTCGGGCGCGCGCCCGACATCCATGGCTGCGCCGGCGATGCGGCCCTCCGTCAACGCCTTCGCGAGAGCGGCTTCGTCGACCAGGTTGCCGCGCGACATGTTGATGAAGAAGGCGTCGGGCTTCATCCGCGCAAAGGCTGCCGCGTCCATCAGGTTCTCGGTCTCCTCGTTGGCGATGGCGAGGCAGACGACGTAGTCGGCGCGCCCCAGCATCTCCGCCAACGGCAGTTTGGTGAAGCGTGGATCGTCCACCTGCGCATAGGGATCGCTCACCATTATCGTCATGCCGAGCTGCGCCAGCACCGGCGCGAGATCGCGCGCGATACGGCCGTAGCCGACGATGCCGACGGTGCTGCCGGCGAGCTGGCGGCCGACGCGGATCTCCGGCGCCTCGCCACGGCGATACTGGTTCGAGGCACGCGAGATGCCGCGCGACAGGTCGACCATCAGCCCGATCGTGAGCTCGACCACCGACTTCACGAAGCCCGCCTCCGCGTGCGTCACCAGCACGCCCGCCTTCGACGCCGCGTCGACGTCGATGTTGCGGATGTCGATGGCGCTGCGCATCACGACACGCAGCCTCGGCAGGGACTCGAAGACGATCGCGGGCACCGGTGTGGTGCGGTCGGCGATGATGAAATCGACATCCTTCGCCGCGGCGATCACGCCGGGCGGATCGAGCGGCGCATCGCCCTCGTGCAGGACGACCTCGACGAGTTCCTGCAGCCGCGCGAGCGCGCGGGCGCCATAGTACTGCTCGCGCGACCGGGGAACGTGGGTGAGGAAAAGATTCACGCCTTCATCGGAGTTGTTTCGCCCAGCAGCGAAACATGGGCAGCGACGATGCGCCAGCCCTCCGGTGTGCGCATCCAGGTATGGCTCTGGCGGCCGATCCTGCTGCCGCCATGGCGCTGGAACTCGCAATTGGCCGTGCCGAAATCGGTGCCGTAGGTGACGATCCAGACCTTCAGGAGGTCGCGCTTCACCACGAATTTGGGGTCGCGCCCGGAGCGGAAGGCCGCGATCTGGTCGTGACCATAGAGCTGCTCGCCGATGCCGTAGCGCAACGTGTGCGGGCTCTTCCAGAAAAGCTCGTCCAGCACCGCGACGTCGTTGCCGTTCAGCGCTGCCTCATAGCGATTGAAGGCTGCCGTCACCGCGGCCACGACCGAGGGGATGTTGATCTCCATTGGTGCCTCCTAGGCCGGCATCGAGACGCAGACACCCTGCTTCTCGAGATGGGCGGCGACGCGCAATGCAGCCTGCTCGTTGTAGGGACGGGCGATCACCTGCACGCCGATCGGCAGGCCGCCGACGGCGCGCGTCGGCACGGCGACCACCGGCAGGCCGATGAACGAGATCGGCTGGGTGAACAGGCCGAGATTGGCACGCACCGGCATCTCCACGCCGGCGAGCTTCATCGCCACCTGGCCGAGCTTGGGCGCGGTGCAGGGCGTCGCCGGGGCGAGTACCACGTCCACTTCGTCGAACAGCTTGAGCACATTGGCGCGATAGCGGCGGCGGAAGCGCTGCGCCATGACGTACCACGAGCCCGGCAGCAGTGCGCCCGCCATGAAGCGCTCGCGCGTATCGGGGTCGAAATCCTGCGGGCGGGTCCTGAGCCGCGGCAGATGGAGCTGCGCGCCCTCGATCGCGGTGATGACATAGGCCGCCGATCGGGCGATGCCGGCCTGCGGCAGGGCAACCGTCCCGCGGGCGCCCAGCGCCTTCGCGACCGTCGCCACCGCCTCGAAGGCCTCGGGTTCAGCGCCGCGCGCGAAGTAGTCGCCGGCGACGGCGATGCGCAGCCCGTCGATGCCCTCGCGCAGCCGCGGCACGGTCGGGTCGGCGGGGCGGTCGGTGCAGACCGGATCGTCGGGATCCCAGCCCTGCATGGCGTCGAACGACAGGGCCAGATCCCCGGCCGAGCGTGCCATGGGTCCGAGATGATCGAAGGCATCGACGAAGGGATAGGAACCGGCGCGGCTCAGGCGACCATAGGTCGGCTTCAGGCCGAACAGCCCGCAGAGCGACGACGGCACGCGGATCGAGCCGTTGGTGTCGGAGCCGAGCGCCAACGGCACCTCGCCCGACGCGACGGCGGCGCCCGAGCCGCCCGACGAACCGCCGGTCATGCGCGTGGGATCGTGCGGGTTGCGCGACGGACCATAGTGCGCGTTCTCGCCGGTGAAGTCGTAGGCGTACTCGCCCATGTTGAGGCCGCCGACCAGGACGGCGCCCGCCGCCTCGAGCTTGCGAACGAGCGCGCCGTCGCGTCTGGCGATCGGACCGTCGACATTGATCTTCGAACCCGCCCGCGTCGGCAGGCCCTGGATGTCGAACAGGTTCTTGACCGCAAACGGCACGCCCACCAGCGGCCCGCGATGCAGACCCTGGTCGATCTCGGCGGCGCGCCTGCGTGCTCGCACCGCGACGATGTCGGTGAAGGCACTGACCGTCGGCTCGGCCGCCTCGATACGCTTCAGCGCCGCGTCGATCACCGCGCTCGCCTTGACCTTGCCGCCCGCTACCGCGCGCGCGATCTCGGCGGCCGTAGCGCTCTTCGACAGCGCGTCGCTCACGGCCGGAAGACCGGGCCGGGCGTCAGCTCGTCGTCGAGCTCGACGGCGAGCAACGGCGCGGCAATGGCGAGCGAGCGCTCGACGTTCAGGATCACCTTGTCGCGATACTCCGGCGCGATCGGCAGGCCGATCGCCCTGGCTCCTTCGTCGACCCAGCGCGCGATATCCGGTTTGTCGTCGGCCATATGGTTCCTCAGGCGAAATGACAGGCAACTTCGCGCGCCGGTCCGGCCGGGCGCAAGAGCGGCATCTCCGAGGAGCAACGCGGCTCGCCCCGCGGACAGCGACCGTAGAAGCGGCAAACCGTCGGATCGGGATCGATCGGGCTGCGCGGCTCGCCGCTCAACCTCAGCCGCCCGACGCGCCTTTCCGGATCGGCCTGCGGGATCGCCGAGATCAGTGCGCGCGTGTAGGGATGCCGGGGGTCGGCGAACAGCTCGGCCGCCGGGCCCGCCTCGACGATCTTGCCGAGATACA
This genomic interval carries:
- a CDS encoding hydroxyacid dehydrogenase; protein product: MNLFLTHVPRSREQYYGARALARLQELVEVVLHEGDAPLDPPGVIAAAKDVDFIIADRTTPVPAIVFESLPRLRVVMRSAIDIRNIDVDAASKAGVLVTHAEAGFVKSVVELTIGLMVDLSRGISRASNQYRRGEAPEIRVGRQLAGSTVGIVGYGRIARDLAPVLAQLGMTIMVSDPYAQVDDPRFTKLPLAEMLGRADYVVCLAIANEETENLMDAAAFARMKPDAFFINMSRGNLVDEAALAKALTEGRIAGAAMDVGRAPDQMPSPELARLPNVIATPHVGGLTPPASESQAFDTVRQVEALVNGEIPPGAVNTRQWRRR
- the hpxZ gene encoding oxalurate catabolism protein HpxZ; translation: MEINIPSVVAAVTAAFNRYEAALNGNDVAVLDELFWKSPHTLRYGIGEQLYGHDQIAAFRSGRDPKFVVKRDLLKVWIVTYGTDFGTANCEFQRHGGSRIGRQSHTWMRTPEGWRIVAAHVSLLGETTPMKA
- a CDS encoding AtzE family amidohydrolase; translation: MSKSATAAEIARAVAGGKVKASAVIDAALKRIEAAEPTVSAFTDIVAVRARRRAAEIDQGLHRGPLVGVPFAVKNLFDIQGLPTRAGSKINVDGPIARRDGALVRKLEAAGAVLVGGLNMGEYAYDFTGENAHYGPSRNPHDPTRMTGGSSGGSGAAVASGEVPLALGSDTNGSIRVPSSLCGLFGLKPTYGRLSRAGSYPFVDAFDHLGPMARSAGDLALSFDAMQGWDPDDPVCTDRPADPTVPRLREGIDGLRIAVAGDYFARGAEPEAFEAVATVAKALGARGTVALPQAGIARSAAYVITAIEGAQLHLPRLRTRPQDFDPDTRERFMAGALLPGSWYVMAQRFRRRYRANVLKLFDEVDVVLAPATPCTAPKLGQVAMKLAGVEMPVRANLGLFTQPISFIGLPVVAVPTRAVGGLPIGVQVIARPYNEQAALRVAAHLEKQGVCVSMPA
- a CDS encoding DUF4089 domain-containing protein, coding for MADDKPDIARWVDEGARAIGLPIAPEYRDKVILNVERSLAIAAPLLAVELDDELTPGPVFRP